Proteins encoded together in one Sylvia atricapilla isolate bSylAtr1 chromosome 2, bSylAtr1.pri, whole genome shotgun sequence window:
- the ASMTL gene encoding probable bifunctional dTTP/UTP pyrophosphatase/methyltransferase protein isoform X1, whose translation MVLHPVLGKLVRKRVVLASASPRRQEILTNVGLRFEVVPSWFKETLEKSSFAAPYEYAVETAKQKALEVANRMHVKHLRTPDVVIGADTIVSVDEQILEKPVDKQDAYRMLSRLNGKEHSVFTGVAIVHCRSKDNQLEMEITDFYEETKVKFSELSEELLWDYIHSGEPMDKAGGYGIQALGGMLVEYVHGDFLNVVGFPLNHFCKKLAELYYPPSKHNVQHKKYDSIPSVDTFENLSDGESESSNFKEHKVASKLDSSEMDSSGAVYPSGKSSAIRTGFTVPLEDQNGVSQSASKPPSKILELMDGFRASKALFVASKLKIFDHLKGKGPMKAVDIASDIGTSVCGTERLLDACASLGLLEKTPQGYSNTDSANTFLTSDGKYSLHGYIIHSNDHLWPLFTNLESAVKEGSRQNHRAFGKKADDLFKDYYHSQEVKQRFMAAMHSIAHLTARDVATAFDLSQFKSACDLGGCTGALAHELVQVYPNLKVTVFDLPEVIENISYFQPSGRHTAAVTFVSGDFFKDNLPEADLYVLSRVLHDWPDEKIHVLLSKISAVCRPGSALLVAETVLDEQKMHPPVAVLQSLSMTEGKQRSGSEYKQLLEKYGFTDVQIKITGNLLDAVLCFKKSLSL comes from the exons ATGGTGCTGCACCCGGTGCTGGGGAAGCTGGTCAGAAAGCGGGTGGTGCTGGCCAGCGCCTCTCCGCGCCGGCAGGAGATCCTCACCAACGTG GGCCTGCGGTTTGAGGTGGTTCCATCCTGGTTTAAGGAGACACTAGAAAAGTCATCTTTTGCAGCCCCTTATGAGTATGCTgtggaaacagcaaaacagaaagctCTTGAAGTAGCAAACAGAATGCATGTA AAGCATCTGAGGACACCTGATGTTGTCATAGGAGCAGACACTATTGTG TCTGTGGATGAGCAGATCCTGGAGAAACCAGTTGATAAGCAAGATGCCTACAGGATGCTATCAAG GTTGAATGGGAAAGAGCACAGTGTTTTCACAGGGGTGGCTATTGTACACTGCCGCAGTAAAG acAATCAGCTAGAGATGGAAATCACTGATTTCTATGAAGAGACTAAAGTAAAATTTTCTGAGCTGTCAGAAGAGCTCTTATGGGACTACATTCACAGTGGTGAGCCAAT ggACAAGGCTGGTGGATATGGTATCCAAGCCCTTGGTGGAATGTTAGTTGAGTATGTCCATGGAGACTTCTTGAATGTGGTGGGATTTCCTCTGAATCACTTCTGCAAGAAGCTAGCAGAACTGTACTATCCACCTTCTAAACATAATGTACAACATAAAAAGTATGACTCTATCCCTTCTGTGGACACTTTTGAGAACCTAAGTGATGGAGAAAGTGAATCTTCAAATTTCAAAGAGCACAAAGTTGCTAGTAAGTTGGACAGCAGTGAGATGGATTCCTCAGGAGCTGTTTACCCTTCTGGAAAGAGTTCTGCTATCAGAACAGGTTTTACAGTACCTTTGGAAGATCAGAATGGAGTGTCACAGAGTGCATCAAAACCTCCATCTAAAATTCTAGAGCTGATGGATGGTTTTAGAGCTTCAAAG GCTCTGTTTGTAGCCTCTAAGCTGAAGATATTTGATCATCTGAAAGGTAAAGGTCCAATGAAGGCTGTGGATATTGCAAGTGATATTGGAACCTCTGTGTGTGGAACTGAAAGACTCCTTGATGCATGTGCTTCTCTTGGATTACTGGAGAAAACACCACAAG GTTACAGTAATACAGACTCAGCAAACACCTTCCTGACCTCAGATGGTAAATACTCACTTCACGGCTACATTATCCATTCTAATGATCACCTCTGGCCTCTCTTCACAAACTTGGAGTCTGCTGTCAAAGAAGGGAGCAGGCAAAATCATCGAGCCTTTGGAAAGAAAGCAGATGATCTATTTAAG GACTATTATCACAGCCAGGAGGTAAAGCAACGTTTTATGGCTGCCATGCACAGCATTGCTCACCTGACAGCGAGAGATGTGGCTACAGCGTTTGATCTTTCACAGTTTAAATCTGCTTGTGACTTAGGAG GTTGCACTGGAGCTCTGGCTCATGAATTAGTACAAGTATACCCAAATCTCAAGGTCACAGTGTTTGACCTTCCAGAAGTCATTGAAAACATCTCTTACTTTCAGCCTTCAGGACGGCACACTGCTGCAGTGACATTTGTGTCAG GTGACTTCTTCAAGGATAATCTTCCAGAGGCAGATCTTTACGTCCTTTCACGTGTTCTTCATGACTGGCCTGATGAAAAGATACATGTGCTGTTAAGCAAGATATCAGCTGTTTGCAGACCAG GAAGTGCCTTGCTAGTGGCAGAAACTGTGCTCGATGAACAGAAGATGCACCCTCCTGTAGCTGTGCTGCAATCCCTCAGCATGACTGAAGGCAAGCAGAGAAGCGGCTCAGAATATAAACAGCTACTGGAGAAATATGGATTCACAGATGTACAAATTAAGATCACAGGGAACTTATTAGATGCCGTTCTGTGCTTCAAGAAGAGTCTGTCACTGTAG
- the P2RY8 gene encoding P2Y purinoceptor 8: MGKNESHLDALTLAMLQNTTISITLPVVYSVVALISIPGNLFSLWVLIWHIKPKTPSVIFMINLSITDLMLVSCFPFQISYHLHSNHWTYGKTLCSLVTVMFYSNMYSSILTMTLISVERYVGVVHPLKLIKWRRKRYALTACLALWIFLLLAFYPLETTDLTYEVKELGIITCFDVLKWDMLPTFAAWVAFLLTLFVVLFLIPFVVTVGCYIGIIRKLIQSSSRYGDRQKTRAIYLAIIVLLSFITCFAPNNFILLAHMISRLFYSSSLYPAYKLTLCLSCFNNCIDPFIYYFASKEFYQKFMQLFRPTLLLSDSLENRRESLFTGRTMSVRSMSSGPMDGLEGVKVNLQRQESVF; encoded by the coding sequence ATGGGTAAAAACGAATCCCACCTGGATGCTTTGACGCTGGCAATGCTCCAGAATACAACAATCTCCATCACCCTACCAGTTGTGTATTCAGTGGTGGCCCTGATCAGCATCCCTGGCAACTTGTTCTCCCTTTGGGTGCTCATTTGGCACATCAAACCCAAAACACCTTCTGTTATCTTCATGATCAACTTAAGCATCACAGACCTTATGCTGGTCAGCTGTTTCCCCTTCCAGATTTCTTATCACCTCCATAGCAATCACTGGACATATGGCAAGACTCTTTGCAGCCTTGTGACAGTGATGTTCTACTCCAACATGTATTCTTCCATACTAACCATGACCCTTATCAGCGTGGAGCGGTATGTGGGAGTGGTACACCCCTTGAAGTTGATCaagtggagaagaaaaagatatgCCTTGACTGCCTGCCTAGCTTTGTGGATTTTCTTGCTACTAGCCTTCTACCCACTAGAAACTACAGACCTGACCTATGAAGTGAAAGAATTAGGGATTATAACCTGTTTTGATGTTCTAAAATGGGATATGCTGCCCACTTTTGCAGCTTGGGTAGCCTTTCTCCTCACTTTATTTGTTGTGCTGTTCCTGATCCCTTTTGTTGTAACAGTTGGATGCTACATTGGTATCATTAGGAAGCTAATTCAGTCATCAAGCAGATATGGCGATAGGCAAAAGACTAGAGCCATATACCTGGCAATAATTGTCCTTCTGTCCTTCATCACTTGCTTTGCACCCAATAACTTTATCCTACTTGCGCATATGATCAGCCGCTTATTCTACAGCAGCAGTTTGTACCCTGCCTACAAGCTCACCTTGTGCCTCAGTTGCTTCAACAACTGCATAGATCCcttcatttattattttgcatcGAAAGAATTTTACCAGAAATTCATGCAATTGTTTCGCCCTACGTTACTGCTCAGTGACAGCttggaaaacagaagggaaagtTTATTCACTGGCAGGACCATGTCAGTCAGATCGATGTCAAGTGGACCCATGGATGGGTTAGAGGGAGTAAAGGTCAATTTGCAAAGGCAGGAAAGTGTTTTTTAG